CTATTAGGAACGTTCACGTTTATACAAACAAGCCACAAGGCTCTTACCATAAAGCGAGAATATTCATGAACGGATGCCGTAGATGTAATGATAATAAAATGTTAAACTACTACTGCGAAAAATGTGGCATGCTCGGATTTTCCAAAGGCCCTAACGGAGCATGGGTTGCCAACACTGGCGACGTAGTAAAAGTTGTTCAAGCTGGCGGAATTAAAAACGGCTGCCCTACATGCAGCAGTACAGTAACCGAACGCGAAGAAAACTTCTGCGTATGGTGTAAGCCGGAAGAAACCAACTAGGATTGCTATACAATAAAAGCCCCGCACAGTTCGCTGTACGGGGCTTTTATTATGCTGTTTACTAGGCTTTTTGATGCTTTTTACGCAGAAAGAACAACGCCACAAGAGGGATCATAGCGGAAGCAATACCCATTTCCCCTATGACTAACGGTTTGCTGGCCCAGTCAAAGGAAATAAACTGCATCGCGAGTGCCCCGAGGATGAAGTACGTAAACGTGAGAAGGGACGAAGCGGTTCCCACGTCGGTATCTACGGTTTCCAAGATCATATGGTTACTCACCGGACGACTAACCCCCATGGAAAACGTCATCATGAACATCGTAACAGCAAAGCCCGTAATCGTATTACAGAAAAAGCACAGGGCAATACTCGACAACAGGATGCCGGTAAGGGAACTCCGTAAAATCTCCATAGATGTCATATCGACACACAAACGGGAACAAAGCAACGATCCCAGCATAAAGCCGAAGGCGTTGCCCCCGAACAGCAACGCGTACTGCTGTTCGGTAAGTCCGAATGACACAATATAAATATCTGCGGAACCTGCAAGAAATGCATAGAAGCCTATTCCCATAAAGGAAAAGGTGAAGCAACTTAACGAGAACTGCATATTCGACAACACAGCGGCATAGCGGGAAATTACCTTCCACACAGAACCACGTATTTTCTCAAACTCAGGCTCTTTAAAGGTAAGTGTTCCGTACATTGCCAGCGTTGCAAGCACCGCCTGACATATAAAAATCCAGTTCCATGAAGTATATTTCAAAACGACACTACCAAACAATGGAGCCAGCATCGGGCACAGCGGAATAATAACCCCGATGTATGCCAATACCTTCTGACGTTCAACGCCCGTATAGACATCCTTTGCCAGAGCCATGGCAAGTGCTGAAGCTGACGCCGCTCCTGCTGCCTGAACAATACGGGCAGCCACAAGCAGCCAGATGCTCTGAGCCAAAGCACACAGAATACATCCGACAATATAGAGGGTAATGCCCCCCAGTAAGACTGGCCGTCTACCTACGCGGTCTGACAACGGCCCGTAGACCAACAGGAAAAAACTGAAAAACACAAAGAAAAGTACCAGCGACAAGTTTGCGGTAGCTAACGGGATCCCCATCTGTTCCTGAATAATAGGCAACGCAGGAAGATACATATCCGTAGAAAGCGCTGGAAACGCTGCAAGCAACGTAATAAAAACAAAATTAGACATATCTTTCCATGTACCCAAAGTTCAAATTACTACTAACCCACATGCAGGTCTTATTGCTGACGCTGCAAAAAAAATATGTCCTGCACAATAAGTACAGGACCACTAAACATATCTTACCGCACTCGCCCCCGGAAAAAAGAGGGCTTGCGACTATAAGCCGTTCTTAACACAATACACAAAGATACCAATACCTGCAGCAACGCCGGAAAGCATAATTACCCAGGCAAGCTTAGTGTAAAAAGGATCATTTTCTTTCATTGTGATGTTTATACCTTTTAGTAAAGAGCGCCGCCAATATAAACTGACTTTTTACGTATACTTTCGTACACCATTCTGATGAGGCACTCATACCCGCCACTGTGCATTATGTACACTGCAAAGGCTGCCGCAAACCAAATTATCAGCGTATTATTGTTAGACCACTCCTATCTGACATCAGG
This sequence is a window from Halodesulfovibrio aestuarii DSM 17919 = ATCC 29578. Protein-coding genes within it:
- a CDS encoding Bcr/CflA family efflux MFS transporter, with product MSNFVFITLLAAFPALSTDMYLPALPIIQEQMGIPLATANLSLVLFFVFFSFFLLVYGPLSDRVGRRPVLLGGITLYIVGCILCALAQSIWLLVAARIVQAAGAASASALAMALAKDVYTGVERQKVLAYIGVIIPLCPMLAPLFGSVVLKYTSWNWIFICQAVLATLAMYGTLTFKEPEFEKIRGSVWKVISRYAAVLSNMQFSLSCFTFSFMGIGFYAFLAGSADIYIVSFGLTEQQYALLFGGNAFGFMLGSLLCSRLCVDMTSMEILRSSLTGILLSSIALCFFCNTITGFAVTMFMMTFSMGVSRPVSNHMILETVDTDVGTASSLLTFTYFILGALAMQFISFDWASKPLVIGEMGIASAMIPLVALFFLRKKHQKA